Proteins from a genomic interval of Pseudomonas paeninsulae:
- the mgtE gene encoding magnesium transporter: protein MNPNKPAPHLSDENHTLTDSEHIIQALSAGRNKRARKYLSRMHPAKIAAMLERLEAEQRMALWQQIDPALEGRILPHLSIELISQLVGDSTDTTHARPEQEHAHGSANHLEAVRDALNQKKLKRVGKILQRMHPAKIAGLLESLPPVERRSVWSMVDTDRAGKVLTFLHDEILVALALELDLEDLIASAEYLELDDRVDLIQTLPGELGNKLLYASSVSQRKQLESMLSYPEDSAGGLMNADAIQIRADVQVSTVLRYLRLLEKLPPQTDMLMVVDRKGHYQGGLRLSSLVTADLERPVAELMNRDIGGIAVTRKGNEVAQLFQDLDLLSAPVVDEHNRVLGRITVDDVVDLIREDSDRALMQMAGLDDEADMFAPVLVSSRRRAVWLGINLVTAFSAAWVIGLFQATLEQLVALAVLMPIVASMGGIAGSQTLTLVIRGLALGQLQKGNIRILLNRELGISILNGLLWSVVIALLAVLWFGDWGIGAVLGVAILVNLLCAALAGWGIPLILERMGIDPALAGSVILTTVTDVVGFFAFLGLATLFLL from the coding sequence ATGAATCCGAACAAGCCGGCTCCACATCTCAGTGACGAGAACCACACGCTGACTGACAGCGAACATATAATTCAGGCCCTCAGCGCCGGAAGAAACAAACGTGCGCGGAAGTATCTCAGCCGCATGCATCCGGCCAAGATCGCCGCCATGCTTGAGAGGCTTGAAGCCGAGCAGCGCATGGCGCTGTGGCAACAGATCGATCCCGCACTCGAAGGGCGCATCCTGCCCCACCTGAGTATCGAGTTGATCAGCCAGCTGGTCGGCGACTCGACGGACACGACTCACGCCAGGCCAGAACAGGAACACGCACACGGCAGCGCCAACCACCTGGAAGCCGTGCGCGATGCGCTGAACCAGAAGAAGCTCAAGCGGGTCGGCAAGATTCTGCAGCGCATGCACCCGGCCAAGATCGCCGGGCTACTCGAGTCGCTGCCGCCGGTAGAACGCCGTAGCGTATGGAGCATGGTCGACACCGACCGGGCCGGTAAAGTCCTGACCTTCCTGCACGATGAAATACTCGTCGCCCTGGCACTCGAGCTTGACCTTGAGGACCTGATCGCCTCGGCCGAGTACCTCGAACTCGATGACCGGGTCGACCTGATCCAAACCTTGCCTGGTGAGTTGGGCAATAAACTGTTGTACGCCAGCAGCGTCAGCCAGCGTAAGCAGCTTGAGTCGATGCTGTCCTATCCCGAGGACTCCGCCGGCGGCTTGATGAACGCCGACGCCATCCAGATCCGCGCCGATGTCCAAGTCAGCACGGTGCTGCGCTATCTGCGTCTGCTGGAAAAGCTGCCACCCCAGACCGACATGCTGATGGTGGTCGACCGCAAAGGCCATTACCAGGGTGGCCTGCGCCTGAGCAGCCTGGTCACAGCTGATCTGGAGCGCCCGGTAGCCGAGTTGATGAACCGCGATATCGGCGGTATCGCGGTGACCCGCAAAGGTAACGAAGTTGCCCAGCTGTTCCAGGACTTGGACCTGCTGTCCGCGCCGGTGGTCGATGAGCACAACCGGGTGCTCGGCCGGATCACCGTCGACGACGTGGTCGATTTGATTCGCGAAGATTCGGACCGTGCCTTGATGCAAATGGCAGGTCTCGATGACGAAGCCGACATGTTCGCACCGGTGCTGGTCAGTTCACGCCGGCGTGCAGTGTGGCTGGGCATCAACCTGGTCACCGCATTCAGCGCCGCCTGGGTGATCGGCCTGTTTCAGGCGACCCTGGAGCAACTGGTGGCGCTCGCCGTACTGATGCCCATAGTGGCGAGCATGGGCGGTATCGCCGGTAGCCAGACCCTAACTCTGGTGATTCGTGGCCTGGCCCTTGGCCAACTGCAGAAAGGCAATATTCGCATCCTGCTCAATCGCGAGCTGGGCATCTCCATCCTCAACGGCCTGCTCTGGTCGGTGGTGATCGCCCTGCTCGCGGTGTTGTGGTTCGGCGACTGGGGAATAGGCGCCGTGCTCGGCGTCGCCATCTTGGTCAACCTGCTGTGCGCGGCACTGGCTGGCTGGGGCATCCCGCTGATTCTCGAGCGCATGGGCATCGACCCGGCGCTGGCCGGCAGCGTGATTCTGACCACGGTGACCGATGTCGTCGGCTTTTTCGCCTTCCTCGGCCTGGCCACGCTGTTTTTGCTGTAA
- the aguA gene encoding agmatine deiminase, whose product MTILNSTPRADGFRMPAEWEAHSQTWMVWPERSDNWRLGGKPAQTAFTAVAKAIAEFEPVTICVSAGQYENARARLDHGNIRVLEVSSDDAWVRDTGPTFVTDQQGEIRGVDWSFNAWGGFDGGLYAPWQRDDQVASKILEIERCARYRTEGFVLEGGSIHVDGEGTLITTEECLLNRNRNPHLDRAQIEAVLREHLSIDTVIWLPDGLFNDETDGHVDNFCCYVRPGEVLLAWTDDASDPNYPRCQAAMRVLEQARDAKGRQLIVHKMPIPGPLHATAAECAGVDLVAGSQERSPAVRLAGSYVNFLIVNGGIVAPSFDDSKDEQARAILERLFPEHRVVLVPGREILLGGGNIHCITQQQPAPQRA is encoded by the coding sequence ATGACCATCCTCAACAGCACCCCGCGCGCCGACGGCTTCCGCATGCCGGCCGAGTGGGAAGCCCACAGCCAGACCTGGATGGTCTGGCCCGAGCGTTCGGACAACTGGCGCCTCGGCGGCAAGCCGGCGCAGACCGCCTTTACCGCAGTGGCCAAGGCCATCGCCGAGTTCGAGCCGGTGACCATCTGCGTCTCGGCGGGGCAGTACGAAAACGCCCGCGCCCGCCTCGACCACGGCAACATTCGCGTGCTGGAAGTCAGCAGCGACGATGCCTGGGTGCGCGACACCGGGCCGACCTTCGTCACCGACCAGCAGGGTGAAATCCGCGGCGTCGACTGGAGTTTCAATGCCTGGGGCGGTTTCGATGGCGGCCTGTACGCGCCATGGCAGCGCGACGACCAGGTGGCCAGCAAGATCCTCGAGATCGAGCGCTGCGCGCGCTACCGCACCGAAGGCTTCGTCCTCGAGGGCGGTTCGATCCACGTCGACGGCGAAGGCACCCTGATCACCACCGAGGAATGCCTGCTCAACCGCAACCGCAACCCGCACCTGGATCGCGCACAGATCGAAGCGGTGCTGCGCGAACACCTGAGCATCGACACGGTGATCTGGCTGCCGGACGGCTTGTTCAACGACGAGACCGACGGCCACGTCGACAACTTCTGCTGCTACGTGCGCCCCGGCGAAGTGCTGCTGGCCTGGACCGACGACGCCAGCGACCCCAACTACCCGCGCTGCCAGGCCGCCATGCGCGTGCTGGAACAGGCGCGTGATGCCAAGGGCCGCCAACTGATCGTGCACAAGATGCCGATCCCCGGCCCGCTGCATGCCACGGCCGCAGAGTGCGCCGGGGTCGATCTGGTCGCCGGCAGCCAGGAGCGCAGCCCCGCCGTGCGACTGGCCGGCTCCTACGTCAATTTCCTGATCGTCAACGGCGGCATCGTCGCGCCCAGCTTCGACGACAGCAAGGACGAGCAAGCCCGCGCCATTCTCGAACGGCTGTTCCCCGAGCACCGGGTGGTGCTGGTGCCGGGCCGCGAGATCCTGCTCGGCGGCGGCAACATCCACTGCATCACCCAGCAGCAGCCGGCGCCGCAACGCGCTTGA
- the aguB gene encoding N-carbamoylputrescine amidase encodes MSRIVTVAATQMACSWDRAANIANAEKLVRQAAAQGAQIILIQELFETPYFCQKPNPDYLQLATTVAANEAIAHFQKIAKELQVVLPISFFELAGRARFNSIVIIDADGSNLGTYRKSHIPDGPGYHEKYYFNPGDTGFKVWNTRYAKIGVGICWDQWFPECARSMALLGAEILFYPTAIGTEPHDPTITSREHWQRVQQGHAGANLMPLVASNRIGREDQGDYHINFYGSSFIADQFGAKVEELNQTEEGVLVHSFDLDQLEHTRSAWGSFRDRRPNLYGSIKTLDGDMPSA; translated from the coding sequence ATGTCCCGCATCGTCACCGTCGCCGCGACCCAGATGGCTTGTTCCTGGGATCGCGCCGCCAACATCGCCAACGCCGAGAAGCTGGTGCGCCAAGCCGCCGCCCAAGGCGCGCAGATCATCCTGATCCAGGAACTGTTCGAAACTCCGTACTTCTGCCAGAAGCCCAACCCGGACTACCTGCAACTGGCGACCACGGTGGCAGCCAACGAAGCCATTGCCCACTTCCAGAAGATCGCCAAGGAACTGCAGGTGGTGCTGCCGATCAGCTTCTTCGAGCTGGCCGGGCGCGCGCGGTTCAACAGCATCGTGATCATCGACGCCGATGGCAGCAACCTGGGGACTTATCGCAAAAGCCACATCCCGGATGGCCCTGGCTACCACGAGAAGTACTACTTCAACCCGGGCGACACCGGCTTCAAGGTGTGGAACACCCGCTACGCCAAGATCGGCGTGGGCATCTGCTGGGACCAGTGGTTCCCCGAGTGCGCGCGCAGCATGGCTTTGCTCGGCGCCGAGATTCTGTTCTACCCGACCGCTATCGGCACCGAGCCGCATGACCCGACCATCACCTCGCGCGAGCACTGGCAGCGCGTGCAGCAGGGCCATGCCGGCGCCAACCTGATGCCGCTGGTGGCGAGCAACCGCATCGGCCGCGAAGACCAGGGCGATTACCACATCAACTTCTATGGCTCCTCGTTCATCGCCGACCAGTTCGGTGCCAAGGTCGAAGAGCTGAACCAGACCGAGGAAGGTGTGCTGGTGCACAGCTTCGACCTCGATCAACTGGAGCACACACGCAGCGCCTGGGGCAGCTTCCGCGACCGCCGGCCGAACCTCTATGGGTCGATCAAGACCCTGGACGGCGACATGCCGTCGGCATAA
- a CDS encoding TetR/AcrR family transcriptional regulator, translating into MQRSATARKPRASSQARITVILAAARALLAEQGAANLSIYSVAERAAIPASSVYHFFASVPALLEGLTADIHAAFRASLQAPIAHAELRDWRDLSRIVEQRMLAIYAADPAARQLILAQHGLSEVTQADRQHDIELGRLMQVLFERHFALPTLPDDVDVFALAMELGDRVYARSVQLHGSITPRLAEEGMRVFDAYLGLYLPPYLPKRGAAL; encoded by the coding sequence ATGCAGCGTAGCGCCACCGCCCGCAAACCCCGCGCCAGCAGCCAGGCACGAATTACCGTGATCCTCGCCGCCGCCCGCGCGCTGCTCGCCGAGCAGGGCGCGGCCAATCTGTCGATCTACAGCGTGGCCGAGCGCGCGGCCATTCCCGCGTCCTCGGTCTACCATTTCTTCGCCAGTGTGCCGGCGCTGCTCGAAGGCCTGACCGCCGACATCCACGCCGCCTTTCGCGCCAGCCTGCAGGCACCCATCGCGCATGCAGAACTGCGCGACTGGCGCGATCTGTCACGCATCGTCGAGCAGCGCATGCTGGCGATCTACGCCGCCGATCCCGCGGCGCGGCAACTGATCCTCGCCCAGCACGGCCTGAGCGAGGTGACTCAGGCCGACCGCCAGCACGACATCGAACTGGGCCGGTTGATGCAAGTGCTGTTCGAACGGCACTTCGCCCTGCCCACCCTGCCCGACGATGTCGATGTGTTCGCCCTGGCCATGGAACTGGGCGACCGCGTCTATGCCCGCTCGGTGCAACTGCACGGCAGCATCACCCCGCGCCTGGCCGAAGAAGGCATGCGCGTGTTCGACGCCTACCTGGGCCTGTACCTGCCGCCTTATCTGCCGAAACGCGGGGCAGCGTTGTAG
- a CDS encoding polyamine ABC transporter substrate-binding protein, which translates to MLRLYTALLLALLPILAHSAPADPLEKAEDSLRVYNWNDYIAPQVLKDFEAKTAIHVEYHTFSSAEEMHAALNGSEAIDIIVPSHNDLPRLIKGGQLQPLDFSLLPNRKHLDKQLLSKLAAVDPGNRYAVPYLWGAVGLAINTPQAEAAFGGPLPDSWSLLFDAEQSTRLASCGISVLDAPDETLSLLLNYQGRRLTRSAPSRIERASRVLDGLRPNLRYVDSERYIDDLNNGRLCVAMAWVGDALAAADTGQPVRFLVPDEGSVLFIDNLVIPRNARRADLAHRFIDYLMQPEVAALITTETLYPSGNADSKAFLDVALRTQPGLYPNAETKRRLHAQEALPKKHRQARDRVWPRFRDGAPSL; encoded by the coding sequence ATGCTGCGCCTCTATACTGCGCTACTGCTCGCCCTACTGCCGATACTGGCCCACTCCGCGCCAGCGGACCCGCTGGAGAAGGCCGAGGACAGCCTGCGCGTATACAACTGGAACGACTACATCGCCCCGCAAGTGCTGAAAGACTTCGAGGCCAAAACCGCTATCCACGTCGAATACCACACCTTCAGCAGTGCCGAGGAAATGCATGCGGCGCTCAATGGGAGCGAGGCCATCGACATCATCGTGCCCTCGCACAATGACCTGCCACGCCTGATCAAGGGCGGCCAACTGCAACCCCTGGATTTCAGCCTGCTGCCCAACCGTAAGCACCTGGACAAACAACTGCTGAGCAAGCTCGCGGCGGTCGACCCGGGCAATCGTTACGCGGTGCCTTACTTGTGGGGCGCAGTTGGCCTGGCCATCAACACCCCGCAGGCCGAAGCCGCGTTCGGCGGCCCGCTACCCGATAGCTGGAGCCTGTTGTTCGACGCCGAACAGAGCACGCGCCTGGCCAGTTGTGGCATCAGCGTGCTGGATGCGCCGGACGAAACCCTGTCGTTGTTACTCAACTATCAAGGTCGCCGCCTGACTCGCAGCGCACCGAGCCGCATCGAGCGCGCCAGCCGTGTGCTCGACGGCCTGCGCCCCAACCTGCGTTACGTCGACAGCGAGCGTTATATCGATGACCTCAACAATGGTCGCCTGTGCGTTGCCATGGCCTGGGTCGGCGACGCTCTGGCTGCCGCCGATACCGGCCAGCCGGTGCGTTTTCTGGTCCCGGATGAGGGTTCGGTACTGTTCATCGACAACCTGGTGATCCCGCGCAACGCCCGCCGCGCCGACCTGGCCCATCGTTTCATCGACTACCTGATGCAGCCTGAGGTCGCTGCGCTGATCACCACGGAAACCCTCTACCCCAGTGGCAACGCCGACTCCAAGGCGTTCCTCGACGTGGCGCTGCGCACCCAGCCCGGTCTCTACCCGAATGCCGAGACCAAGCGCCGCCTGCATGCCCAGGAGGCGTTACCAAAAAAGCACAGGCAGGCCCGCGATCGGGTGTGGCCGCGCTTTCGCGACGGCGCCCCGTCGCTGTAG
- a CDS encoding glutamine synthetase family protein yields the protein MSVPPRAVQLNEANAFLKKHPEVLFVDLLIADMNGVVRGKRIERASLHKVYERGINLPASLFALDINGSTVESTGLGLDIGDADRVCYPIPNTLCNEPWQKRPTAQLLMTMHEMEGEPFFADPREVLRQVVAKFDELGLTICAAFELEFYLIDQANVNGRPQPPLSPLSGKRPHSTQVYLIDDLDEYAECLQDILEGAKEQGIPADAIVKESAPAQFEVNLHHVADPIKACDYALLLKRLVKNIAYDHEMDTTFMAKPYPNQAGNGLHVHISILDKDGKNIFACEEPEQNDALRHAIGGVLETMPASMAFLCPNVNSYRRFGAQYYVPNSPCWGIDNRTVALRVPNDTADAVRIEHRVAGADANPYLLLAAVLAGVHHGLTNKVEPTAPVEGNSYEQNEQSLPNNLRDALRELDDSEILARYIDPKYIDIFVACKESELAEFENSISDLEYNWYLHTV from the coding sequence ATGTCGGTACCCCCGCGTGCCGTTCAGCTTAACGAAGCGAACGCGTTCCTTAAGAAACATCCTGAGGTCCTGTTCGTCGACCTTCTCATTGCAGATATGAATGGAGTGGTGCGCGGCAAGCGCATCGAGCGTGCGAGCCTGCACAAGGTTTACGAACGCGGCATCAACCTCCCGGCGTCTTTGTTCGCTCTGGATATCAATGGCTCGACAGTGGAAAGCACTGGCCTGGGCCTGGATATCGGCGATGCCGACCGTGTCTGCTACCCCATCCCCAACACCCTGTGCAATGAACCCTGGCAGAAGCGCCCTACCGCGCAACTGTTGATGACCATGCACGAAATGGAAGGCGAGCCGTTCTTTGCCGACCCACGGGAAGTGTTGCGTCAGGTGGTTGCGAAGTTCGACGAACTGGGCCTCACTATTTGTGCCGCTTTCGAACTTGAGTTCTACCTGATCGATCAGGCCAATGTGAACGGTCGACCGCAGCCGCCGCTCTCGCCGCTGTCAGGCAAGCGGCCGCACTCGACCCAGGTCTACCTGATCGACGACCTCGACGAATACGCCGAATGCCTGCAAGACATTCTCGAAGGCGCTAAAGAGCAAGGCATCCCGGCCGACGCCATCGTCAAGGAAAGTGCCCCGGCGCAGTTCGAGGTCAACCTGCACCACGTCGCCGACCCGATCAAGGCCTGCGACTATGCGCTGCTGCTCAAGCGCCTGGTGAAGAACATCGCCTACGACCATGAGATGGACACCACCTTCATGGCCAAGCCGTACCCGAACCAGGCGGGTAACGGTCTGCATGTGCACATCTCGATTCTCGACAAGGACGGCAAGAATATTTTTGCCTGCGAAGAGCCCGAACAGAACGATGCACTGCGTCACGCCATTGGCGGCGTGCTGGAAACCATGCCGGCTTCGATGGCCTTCCTCTGCCCGAACGTCAACTCGTACCGCCGTTTCGGCGCTCAGTACTACGTGCCCAACTCGCCATGCTGGGGTATCGATAACCGCACCGTCGCCCTGCGCGTGCCGAATGACACCGCCGATGCCGTGCGCATTGAACACCGGGTCGCGGGCGCGGATGCCAACCCCTACCTGCTGCTGGCGGCAGTACTGGCGGGTGTGCACCACGGCCTGACCAACAAGGTCGAGCCAACGGCGCCGGTGGAAGGCAACTCCTACGAGCAGAACGAGCAAAGCCTGCCGAACAACCTGCGTGATGCCCTGCGCGAGCTGGACGACAGCGAGATCCTGGCGCGTTATATCGACCCGAAATACATCGATATCTTCGTCGCCTGCAAGGAAAGCGAGCTGGCCGAGTTCGAGAACTCGATCTCCGACCTCGAGTACAACTGGTACCTGCACACCGTGTAA
- a CDS encoding gamma-glutamyl-gamma-aminobutyrate hydrolase family protein translates to MSRLPLIGVTACSKQVGLHLHHITGDKYVRAIAIGAGGLPLIIPALGELIDQPTLLENLHGLLFTGSPSNIEPHHYSGSASEAGTAHDPERDRTTLPLIRKAIEAGVPVLGICRGFQEMNVAFGGTLQQKVHEVAGMLDHRELPDEPLDVQYTPRHLLRVQPGGILAGLGLPSEIAVNSIHGQGVERLAPGLRVEALAPDGLIESFSVEGSPSFALGVQWHPEWQVQSNPNYLAIFQAFGEACRKRAGLC, encoded by the coding sequence ATGTCGCGCCTGCCGTTGATCGGCGTTACCGCCTGCTCCAAGCAGGTGGGTCTGCATCTTCACCATATAACAGGTGACAAATACGTTCGTGCCATAGCGATCGGAGCTGGCGGCTTGCCGCTGATTATTCCGGCGCTGGGCGAACTGATTGATCAGCCGACCCTGCTGGAAAATCTGCACGGTCTGCTGTTCACCGGCTCACCGTCGAATATCGAGCCGCATCATTATAGCGGCTCGGCCAGCGAGGCCGGTACTGCGCACGATCCCGAACGCGACCGCACCACGTTGCCACTGATTCGCAAGGCCATCGAGGCAGGCGTCCCTGTGCTCGGCATCTGTCGCGGCTTTCAGGAGATGAACGTAGCCTTCGGCGGCACCTTGCAGCAAAAGGTGCATGAAGTGGCAGGCATGCTCGATCACCGCGAGCTGCCAGATGAGCCCCTCGATGTGCAATATACCCCACGCCACCTGTTGCGGGTGCAGCCGGGTGGCATTCTCGCGGGGCTTGGCTTGCCGAGCGAAATTGCCGTCAACTCCATTCATGGTCAGGGCGTTGAGCGTCTGGCGCCGGGCCTTCGAGTCGAAGCACTGGCGCCTGACGGGTTGATCGAGTCCTTCTCCGTCGAAGGTTCGCCAAGCTTCGCCTTGGGGGTGCAATGGCATCCCGAGTGGCAGGTGCAATCCAACCCGAATTATCTCGCCATCTTCCAGGCCTTTGGTGAGGCTTGCAGGAAGAGGGCGGGACTGTGCTGA
- a CDS encoding glutamine synthetase family protein: MSSKLDQLSSWLKERKITEVECMISDLTGIARGKISPTNKFLDEKGMRLPESVLLQTVTGDYVEDDIYYDLLDEADIDMFCRPDADAVFLVPWAIEPTAMVIHDTFDKQGNPIELSPRNILKNVLKLYADQGWKPIVAPEMEFYLTKRCSDPDFPLEAPMGRSGRPEVGRQSFSIDAANEFDPLFEDVYDWCEIQGLDLDTLIHEDGPAQMEINFRHGEALHLADQITVFKRTMREAALKHDVAATFMAKPITDQPGSAMHIHQSVVDIKTGQNLFSNADGSMSELFMQHIGGLQKYIPELLPLFAPNVNSFRRFLPDTSAPVNVEWGEENRTVGLRVPEATPQNRRVENRLAGADANPYLVLAASLLCGYMGMVEQLEPGAPVQGRGYERRNLRLPITIEHALERMEACKAAEEYLGEKFIRGYVAVKRAEHENFKRVISSWEREFLLLSV; encoded by the coding sequence ATGAGCAGCAAATTGGACCAGCTTTCGAGCTGGCTTAAAGAACGCAAAATCACCGAAGTTGAATGCATGATCAGCGATCTCACCGGCATTGCCCGGGGCAAGATTTCGCCGACCAACAAGTTCCTCGACGAGAAGGGCATGCGCCTCCCAGAGAGTGTGCTGCTGCAGACCGTCACCGGCGACTACGTCGAGGACGACATCTATTACGACCTGCTCGACGAAGCGGACATCGACATGTTCTGCCGTCCCGATGCCGATGCCGTGTTTCTGGTGCCGTGGGCCATCGAGCCGACCGCCATGGTGATCCACGATACGTTCGACAAGCAGGGCAATCCGATCGAGTTGTCGCCGCGCAACATTCTCAAGAATGTGCTCAAGCTGTATGCCGACCAAGGCTGGAAGCCCATCGTTGCGCCGGAGATGGAGTTCTACCTGACCAAGCGTTGCAGCGACCCGGACTTCCCGCTGGAAGCGCCGATGGGCCGCTCCGGTCGTCCGGAAGTCGGTCGCCAGTCGTTCTCCATCGATGCGGCCAACGAATTCGACCCGCTGTTTGAAGATGTTTATGACTGGTGTGAAATCCAGGGGCTGGATCTCGATACCCTGATCCACGAAGACGGCCCGGCGCAGATGGAAATCAACTTCCGCCATGGCGAGGCCTTGCACCTGGCCGACCAGATCACCGTGTTCAAGCGCACCATGCGCGAGGCGGCGCTCAAGCATGACGTGGCGGCGACCTTCATGGCCAAGCCGATCACCGACCAGCCGGGCAGCGCCATGCATATTCACCAGAGTGTGGTGGATATCAAAACCGGGCAAAACCTGTTTTCCAATGCCGATGGCAGCATGAGCGAACTGTTTATGCAGCACATTGGCGGCTTGCAGAAATACATCCCCGAACTGCTGCCGCTGTTCGCCCCCAACGTCAATTCCTTCCGCCGCTTCCTGCCGGATACCTCGGCGCCGGTGAACGTCGAGTGGGGCGAAGAGAACCGCACGGTCGGCCTGCGCGTACCGGAAGCCACGCCGCAGAACCGGCGAGTGGAAAACCGTCTGGCCGGCGCCGATGCCAACCCCTATCTGGTGCTGGCCGCCTCGCTGCTGTGCGGTTACATGGGCATGGTGGAACAGCTTGAACCGGGTGCGCCGGTCCAGGGCCGGGGTTACGAGCGGCGCAATCTGCGCCTGCCGATCACCATCGAGCACGCACTGGAGCGGATGGAGGCCTGCAAGGCGGCGGAAGAATACCTGGGCGAAAAATTCATCCGTGGTTACGTGGCGGTCAAGCGTGCCGAGCACGAAAACTTCAAGCGAGTGATCAGTTCCTGGGAGCGCGAGTTCCTGCTGCTCTCGGTTTGA
- a CDS encoding aspartate aminotransferase family protein yields MTKQASNPQTLEWQAMSRDHHLAPFSDFKQLAESGPRIITKADGVYLWDSEGNKILDGMAGLWCVAIGYGRDELADAASKQMKELPFYNLFFQTAHPPVLELAKTLAEIAPAGMNHVFFTGSGSEGNDTMLRMVRHYWAIKGQPAKKVIISRINGYHGSTVAGASLGGMKFMHEQGDLPIPGIEHIAQPYWFGEGGDMSPDEFGIWAADQLEKKILEVGEDNVAAFIAEPIQGAGGVIIPPDSYWPRIREILAKYDILFVADEVICGFGRTGEWFGSDFYGLKPDMMTIAKGLTSGYIPMGGLIVRDEIVEVLNQGGDFNHGFTYSGHPVAAAVALENIRILREEKIIERVKAETAPYLQKRLRELANHPLVGEVRGVGMLGAIELVKNKVTRERYPSELGAGMICRGHCFDSGLIMRAVGDTMIMSPPLVISKAEIDELVDKARQCLDLTAAQLAG; encoded by the coding sequence ATGACGAAGCAAGCAAGCAACCCGCAAACCCTTGAGTGGCAGGCCATGAGCCGTGACCACCACCTGGCGCCGTTCAGCGACTTCAAGCAGCTGGCGGAGAGCGGCCCGCGCATCATCACCAAGGCCGATGGCGTCTACCTGTGGGACAGCGAAGGCAACAAGATCCTCGACGGCATGGCCGGTCTCTGGTGCGTGGCCATCGGTTATGGCCGTGACGAGCTGGCCGATGCCGCCAGCAAGCAGATGAAAGAGCTGCCCTTCTATAACCTGTTCTTCCAGACCGCTCACCCGCCAGTGCTGGAGTTGGCCAAGACCCTCGCCGAGATCGCCCCCGCCGGCATGAACCATGTGTTCTTCACCGGCTCCGGTTCCGAAGGCAACGACACCATGCTGCGCATGGTGCGCCATTACTGGGCGATCAAGGGCCAGCCGGCGAAGAAGGTGATCATCAGCCGCATCAACGGCTATCACGGCTCGACCGTGGCCGGCGCCAGCCTCGGCGGCATGAAGTTCATGCATGAGCAGGGCGACCTGCCGATTCCGGGTATTGAGCACATTGCCCAGCCCTACTGGTTCGGCGAAGGCGGCGATATGAGTCCGGACGAGTTCGGTATCTGGGCTGCCGACCAACTGGAGAAGAAGATTCTCGAAGTCGGCGAGGACAATGTCGCCGCCTTTATCGCCGAGCCAATCCAGGGCGCTGGCGGGGTGATCATCCCGCCGGACAGCTACTGGCCGCGCATCCGCGAGATTCTCGCCAAGTACGACATTCTGTTCGTCGCCGACGAGGTGATCTGCGGGTTCGGTCGCACCGGCGAATGGTTCGGCAGCGACTTCTACGGCCTCAAGCCGGACATGATGACCATCGCCAAGGGCCTGACCTCCGGTTACATCCCCATGGGCGGCCTGATCGTGCGCGACGAAATCGTCGAAGTGCTCAACCAGGGCGGCGATTTCAACCACGGTTTCACCTACTCCGGGCATCCGGTGGCGGCGGCGGTGGCGCTGGAAAACATCCGCATCCTGCGCGAAGAAAAAATCATCGAGCGGGTCAAGGCAGAAACGGCACCCTATTTGCAAAAGCGTCTACGTGAACTGGCCAACCATCCGTTGGTGGGTGAAGTGCGCGGTGTCGGCATGCTCGGGGCGATCGAACTGGTGAAGAACAAGGTCACCCGTGAGCGCTATCCGAGCGAGCTGGGGGCAGGGATGATCTGTCGCGGTCACTGCTTCGACAGCGGGCTGATCATGCGTGCCGTGGGCGACACCATGATCATGTCGCCACCGCTGGTCATCAGCAAGGCCGAGATCGACGAACTGGTAGACAAGGCGCGTCAGTGTCTCGACTTGACCGCCGCGCAACTTGCGGGCTGA